CTACAAGAATTGACGAACACGCTGTTTTAATGGTAAAAGAACTAGATAGTGCAATTACTGAAATAAATAGTGGGCTTTTAGCTTATGGATATTACTCTGCAAATATTTTAATTTTTGATGAAAATATCGATAAATTAGAAGAAAATTTAAAAGAAGTAAAATCAGCCCTAGAAAAACTTGGTTTTATGGCAAGAGTTGAAACGATTAATGCAGTTGAAGCTTATCTTGGTTCGCTTCCAGGGTTTGTTTATCCAAATTTAAGAAGACCTGTAATAAATACTTTAAATTTGGCTCATCTTATTCCTCTTGCTTCAATTTGGGCGGGAGAAAAATATAATCCAAGTGATAAATTTCCGCCAAATTCTCCGCCGTTAATGCAAGTTATTACTTATGGAGCAACGCCTTTTAGATTAAATTTGCATGTTGGAGATATAGGGCATACTGTCATATTTGGACCAACAGGAGCTGGAAAATCTGTTTTACTTGCTAATATTCTTTTGGCGTTTCAAAAGTATCAAAATTCTAAAATATTTGCATTTGATAAAGGAATGAGTCTTTTTGCACCATCTATTGCAACTGGTGGAACTCATTATGATATAGCAGGAGAAGGCTCAAAACTTGCTTTTGCACCACTTAGTAATATAAAAACACCTTCTCAAATTGCTTGGGCTGAAAATTGGATAGAAACTTGCCTTAAACTTCAAAATGTAGAAATTACACCAAAATACAAAAAAACTATACACGAAGCAATGTTATCTCACATAAATACAAATTCAAAATCATTAACTGAATTTATATCAAATTTACAAGATCAAACTTTAAGAGATGCATTAAATCATTACGCAATAAGTGGTCCAGCTGGATTTTTACTTGACGCTGAAAAAGATAATTTAAATTTAGCCAACATAACTGTTTTTGAAATAGAAAATTTAATGAATTTAGGCGAAGAAAACATAATTCCAACTTTGCTTTATATATTCTATCGAATAGAACAAAATTTAGATGGAAATCCAACAATACTAATAATTGATGAAGCTTGGATTGCTTTGGGTCATCCTGTATTTAAAAATAAAATTGTTGAATGGCTTAAAGTTTTGAGAAAAGCAAATTGTGCTGTTATTATGGCGACACAAAGTTTAAGCGATAGTGCAAAGAGTGGAATTTTAGATGTATTGCAAGAATCTTGCCCTACGAAAATATTTTTACCTAACAATGAAGCTTTTAACAAAGGAAGTGAAAACACACTTGGTCCTTATGATTTTTATAAAATTTTTGGGCTTAATGATGTCCAAATAAGCATTATTTCAGACGCAATACCAAAAAGAGAATACTATTTTGTATCACCGCTTGGCACTAGACTTTTTAATTTAGGACTTGGAAGAGTAAATTTATCTTTAAGTGCAATAAGCGATAAAAATAGCATTCGAAAAATAAAAAATCTTTTTAATAAATTTGGTAATGACTGGGTATATGAATGGTTTAAAGAAGAAAACATTGATATATCAAATTTAAAGGAGAATTGATATGAGTAAAAAATACATTTTATTCTTTGGTGTTTTAGCAACAATTTTTAGTATAAACATAAATGCTAGTGAGCTTACAGGAGATACTAAACTTGCTTGTGAAGCTCTTTTATGTTTATCAAGTGGCACAAGACCAAGTGAATGCAGTCCGTCGTTAAACAGATATTTTTCCATTAAAGAGAAAAAATGGAAAGACACAATAAAAGCTAGGGCTGATTTTTTAAAGCTTTGCCCTGTTGATGGTGCAGATATAAAAGATCCAATTTTTGCAGATCTAAGAGATAATGTTTTACCAAATTCAGACCCTAGAAAATGCACTGCTAGTTACTTTAATTCCCACCCTGAAACAAAATGTGTAAGAGAAAGTTGCGGGGAAAGAAGATGTCGTTGTGTAGAGTATAAATACAGACCAAAAACTTCAATTCCAAGTGAGTGTCAAAGATTGATTACTCATCAATACACAAACATAAGACCAAAAAATATCTGCCAAAACACAAAATGGTATAGCGATGATGAATGGTATAGCGGTTATACCCAAATAGAAATTTCAAAAGAAGAATATTTAAAACTAAAAGATAGCGAAATTGAAGTTAGTTTTTCTAATCCATATATCAAAAGAAGAAGGGCAAATTTAAATAGTCCATTAAATAAATTTTATAAAAAAGCACCAATACAAAAAGATTGCTGGATAAATGAATAAAGGATTTAAAATGAATATTCTTATTTCAAAAAATAAAAAACAAGCTATAAAAAAATTATCTATTGCTGTTTTAACTTCTATGTTTTTAACTACAAATTCATTAAATGCAAGTGGTATTCCAACAGTTGATGTTGCTGCGATAGCACAAGCTGTTATGAATTACGCTCAAATGATGAAAGATTACACAATGCAAATTCAACAATACGAACAAATGTATTCGCAGCTTCAACAACAAATGAGAATGGTTCAAATGCAAGTTCAAAATTTGCAGAGCTTAAAAAACTATGATTGGAAAGATTTAGGAACTATCCTTTATCAAACAAGAAATGTAATGTCTAAGGTTCAAGGAATTTCATATGATCTTGGAAATGTTTCTAGGGTATTTGAAGAAACTTACAAAAATGCTAATGAATACAAAGATATTTTCAAAAACTCACCAAATGAAAAAAGCAGAAATGAAGCTTATTCAAAACAATATGATGAAATTTTAGCCAAAAATCAAAATACTTTTAAAGGAACATTGCAAAAATTAGAGCTTATGGAAAGTGATTTTGACAATGAAACAAAAATCATAGCAAAATTAAAACAAAGATCACAAAATTCAAAAGGAGCTTTGGAAGTAGCACAAGCTGGAAATGATTTAATAGCTTATCAAATCGATGAAACAAGAAAGCTAAGAAAAGTAATGATGGATCAAAGCAATATGATGACAAATTATATGGCTTCTCAAAATAATAAAGAAATGATGAATAAAGCAGCTTCGGAAAAGCTCCGTGCAGGTAAAAATGACTGGGAAGATAAGAGCAAACCAAACATTTATAAAAAATTCTAATAAGGAATATTTATGTATAATACACAAATTTATTTAAAGGATATGAAAAATGAAAAATATATTTTTCGCTTTTACTTTGTTATTTTTAGTTGGTTGCGAGAAAGAAGCAAAAACAAAAGCTTATTATACAGAGCATTTAGACGAAGCAAAAATAAAAGTCCAAGAGTGCAAAAAAGTGGAGAAATTAAATGAAACACAGCGTCTTGAATGCCAAAATGCTAATTCCGCTATTCTTAGCTCAGGTAAAAATGACTGGGAAGATAAGAGCAGACCAGACATTTATAAAAATTTCTAATTCAAAAACAAGCAGTATATTTAGAGTAATAGTATTGCTTGTTTTATTTACTACTTTTTCTTTTGGTGCGGAAAATTCTGACGATATTTTTTACTTTTTACAAATTGGGTTAAAGTCTTGGGTTCCAACGATAAAAACTGCTTGTTTATGGGTTTTTTGGGTGCTTGTAGTTATAGATATAACTTGGACTTTTGGAAAAATGGCATTAAGTGGATTTGAAATTGGAGAATTCCTTGTAACACTTATTAAAAAAATAATAACAATAGGTATTTTTTTATTTTTATTCAATATAGATAATTGGCTTAAATACATATTTAATAGTTTTATAGAACTATCTGAAAATGTTAATGCTGGCTCGGTGTCAGTAACGCCAAATAATATAATATCTACCTCTTTAAAAATTGTAGGCATAATTTTTGATAAGGTAAGTTTATGGTCGCCTGGTGAAAGTTTTTTATTAGTAATGACTGGACTAGTTATTTTAATTGCTTTTTTACTAATGGCAATAGACTTATTAGTTGCATACATAAAATTTTTTGTAATGCAAATTGTTACATTTTTTGCACTTGCTCTTGGAGGACTTGAACACTTTAAGCAAATCGGGCTTAATCCCATATTGACAGCCATTAAAATAGGAATAGAAGTCTTTATGTTACAAGCACTAATGAGTTTAACATTTAAAACCATACTTGATATAAGTAAAGAATTAGAAAAAGATGTTAATACCACTTTAATTTTACAAATTCTAGCAATATCTTTAATCTTATGTATGATAACAAAAATTATACCAGGAATTATAGAAGCAGTATTTAATGGTGCAATTGGAGATTCAGCAGGTGGTGCAGCAGGTTTTAGAGCAGTTGCTACAATGGCAGGAGCAGCAGCAGCCACAGCAGCTGTTGGTATCGCAACTGGTTCTGTTGGAGCTACAAGAGCTATGAAAGCAGCTAGTGATGCCCATTTTCAAAACACTCCATATCAAGCACCAAAAAATACACTTGATGCAATCAAACAAACTGGAAAGCATACAATGGGTATAGCTTCGGTTCTAGCAGGTGCTACAAAAGAAAGCTTAAAAGGTAGTTTTTCAAATTTATCAGATAAAGCTACATCAAAA
Above is a window of Campylobacter ureolyticus ACS-301-V-Sch3b DNA encoding:
- a CDS encoding VirB4 family type IV secretion/conjugal transfer ATPase; translation: MLPLKEFRSSNLAFPDILNYASFIDDGVLLNKDGSLTAGFYYRAGDISSMTFTDRNSLSSKINTILTRLGDGWAVHIDCSRLKVENYIDGKTHFSNEIAQILENERKQYFKNVEHFENIFTIIFTYLPPNKNISKITDMMIIDEGVTKNQSQKILEYFKNSIEDLERSLSNFIKIEKMKQRVAIDEYNNEYILDDMLEYINFCICGNRQRVILPKIPMYLDCLLGAKEFITGMRPKINDKYIGIVAIDGFPSDSYPNILNLLTELGFNYRFNTRFIFLDSQTALKSLNKYRKKWQQKTRGWLDQLLDRPSTRIDEHAVLMVKELDSAITEINSGLLAYGYYSANILIFDENIDKLEENLKEVKSALEKLGFMARVETINAVEAYLGSLPGFVYPNLRRPVINTLNLAHLIPLASIWAGEKYNPSDKFPPNSPPLMQVITYGATPFRLNLHVGDIGHTVIFGPTGAGKSVLLANILLAFQKYQNSKIFAFDKGMSLFAPSIATGGTHYDIAGEGSKLAFAPLSNIKTPSQIAWAENWIETCLKLQNVEITPKYKKTIHEAMLSHINTNSKSLTEFISNLQDQTLRDALNHYAISGPAGFLLDAEKDNLNLANITVFEIENLMNLGEENIIPTLLYIFYRIEQNLDGNPTILIIDEAWIALGHPVFKNKIVEWLKVLRKANCAVIMATQSLSDSAKSGILDVLQESCPTKIFLPNNEAFNKGSENTLGPYDFYKIFGLNDVQISIISDAIPKREYYFVSPLGTRLFNLGLGRVNLSLSAISDKNSIRKIKNLFNKFGNDWVYEWFKEENIDISNLKEN
- a CDS encoding TrbM/KikA/MpfK family conjugal transfer protein; this translates as MSKKYILFFGVLATIFSININASELTGDTKLACEALLCLSSGTRPSECSPSLNRYFSIKEKKWKDTIKARADFLKLCPVDGADIKDPIFADLRDNVLPNSDPRKCTASYFNSHPETKCVRESCGERRCRCVEYKYRPKTSIPSECQRLITHQYTNIRPKNICQNTKWYSDDEWYSGYTQIEISKEEYLKLKDSEIEVSFSNPYIKRRRANLNSPLNKFYKKAPIQKDCWINE
- the trbJ gene encoding P-type conjugative transfer protein TrbJ, with translation MNILISKNKKQAIKKLSIAVLTSMFLTTNSLNASGIPTVDVAAIAQAVMNYAQMMKDYTMQIQQYEQMYSQLQQQMRMVQMQVQNLQSLKNYDWKDLGTILYQTRNVMSKVQGISYDLGNVSRVFEETYKNANEYKDIFKNSPNEKSRNEAYSKQYDEILAKNQNTFKGTLQKLELMESDFDNETKIIAKLKQRSQNSKGALEVAQAGNDLIAYQIDETRKLRKVMMDQSNMMTNYMASQNNKEMMNKAASEKLRAGKNDWEDKSKPNIYKKF
- a CDS encoding EexN family lipoprotein; the protein is MKNIFFAFTLLFLVGCEKEAKTKAYYTEHLDEAKIKVQECKKVEKLNETQRLECQNANSAILSSGKNDWEDKSRPDIYKNF
- the trbL gene encoding P-type conjugative transfer protein TrbL; translated protein: MTGKIRADQTFIKISNSKTSSIFRVIVLLVLFTTFSFGAENSDDIFYFLQIGLKSWVPTIKTACLWVFWVLVVIDITWTFGKMALSGFEIGEFLVTLIKKIITIGIFLFLFNIDNWLKYIFNSFIELSENVNAGSVSVTPNNIISTSLKIVGIIFDKVSLWSPGESFLLVMTGLVILIAFLLMAIDLLVAYIKFFVMQIVTFFALALGGLEHFKQIGLNPILTAIKIGIEVFMLQALMSLTFKTILDISKELEKDVNTTLILQILAISLILCMITKIIPGIIEAVFNGAIGDSAGGAAGFRAVATMAGAAAATAAVGIATGSVGATRAMKAASDAHFQNTPYQAPKNTLDAIKQTGKHTMGIASVLAGATKESLKGSFSNLSDKATSKGRMNDIANRIREKMSPIDETKNVSSGTISGANKNETYHSGINS